In the Perca flavescens isolate YP-PL-M2 chromosome 20, PFLA_1.0, whole genome shotgun sequence genome, one interval contains:
- the rpl13a gene encoding large ribosomal subunit protein uL13 isoform X1 yields MADRFNKVLLLDGRGHLLGRLAALVAKQVLLGHKVVVVRCEGINISGNFYRNKLKYLAFLRKRMNTNPSRGPYHFRAPSRIFWRTVRGMLPHKTKRGQAALDRLKVFDGIPPPYDKRKRMVVPAALKVVRLKPTRKFALLGRLAHEVGWKYQAITATLEEKRKEKAKLRYGKKKTLIKLTKQAEKNVESKIAKYTDVLKQFGVLV; encoded by the exons ATGGCGGACCGGTTCAATAAG GTTCTGCTGCTTGATGGCAGGGGCCATCTACTTGGCCGGCTTGCTGCCCTTGTGGCTAAACAGGTTCTGCTGG GACACAAAGTGGTGGTGGTGAGATGCGAAGGCATCAATATCTCTGGCAACTTCTACCGCAACAAGT TGAAGTACCTGGCTTTCCTGCGTAAGAGGATGAACACCAACCCCTCTCGTGGACCATACCACTTCAGAGCTCCCAGCAGGATTTTCTGGAGGACTGTGAGAG GCATGCTGCCCCACAAAACCAAGAGAGGACAGGCTGCTCTGGATAGGCTGAAGGTGTTCGACGGTATCCCTCCGCCCTATGACAAG AGGAAGCGCATGGTTGTTCCAGCTGCTCTTAAGGTTGTGCGTCTGAAGCCAACTCGCAAG TTCGCTCTGCTGGGGCGTCTGGCACATGAGGTCGGCTGGAAGTACCAGGCCATCACCGCCACCctggaggaaaagagaaaggagaagGCCAAGCTTCGCTACGGCAAGAAAAAGACACTGATCAAGCTGACCAAGCAGGCAGAAAAGAACGTTGAGAGCAAGATTGCAAAATACACAGATGTTCTGAAACAGTTTGGAGTCCTTGTCTGA
- the rpl13a gene encoding large ribosomal subunit protein uL13 isoform X2: protein MNTNPSRGPYHFRAPSRIFWRTVRGMLPHKTKRGQAALDRLKVFDGIPPPYDKRKRMVVPAALKVVRLKPTRKFALLGRLAHEVGWKYQAITATLEEKRKEKAKLRYGKKKTLIKLTKQAEKNVESKIAKYTDVLKQFGVLV, encoded by the exons ATGAACACCAACCCCTCTCGTGGACCATACCACTTCAGAGCTCCCAGCAGGATTTTCTGGAGGACTGTGAGAG GCATGCTGCCCCACAAAACCAAGAGAGGACAGGCTGCTCTGGATAGGCTGAAGGTGTTCGACGGTATCCCTCCGCCCTATGACAAG AGGAAGCGCATGGTTGTTCCAGCTGCTCTTAAGGTTGTGCGTCTGAAGCCAACTCGCAAG TTCGCTCTGCTGGGGCGTCTGGCACATGAGGTCGGCTGGAAGTACCAGGCCATCACCGCCACCctggaggaaaagagaaaggagaagGCCAAGCTTCGCTACGGCAAGAAAAAGACACTGATCAAGCTGACCAAGCAGGCAGAAAAGAACGTTGAGAGCAAGATTGCAAAATACACAGATGTTCTGAAACAGTTTGGAGTCCTTGTCTGA